The bacterium genome has a window encoding:
- a CDS encoding nitric-oxide reductase large subunit codes for MKTDRRLWTALALVLVGTFSILGFFGREVYRQAPPIPERIVTESGHLLATRDDILTGQQVWQSIGGQQIGSIWGHGAYQAPDWSADWLHREATRLLERWSAQEHGLPLAEISGEDRAALERRLRGEMRRNTHDPDTGTLVVSEDRAAAIADTGLHYTALFGGDPALHGLREDYAMRETSVEGATALRQLNAFFFWTSWACTTQRPGSETTYTNNWPHEPLVGNRPSSANLLWSLLSIAVLLAGIGALVAFHAVRGRKDDEEPRAPRRDPLDGIELTPSMRAVAKYCGLVIALFVVQVLLGALTAHYTVEGQDFFGLPLGEILPYSVTRTWHLQTALFWIATAFLAAGLFLAPAIGGREPRFQRLGVNALFGALVVVIGGSLAGEWLAVQQWLALDLSFWFGHQGYEYVELGRVWQIGLFAGLILWLVLMLRGMWPALTRRTEHRQITLLFAGSAAAIGLFYGAGFFYGARTHLTVMEYWRWWVVHLWVEGFMEVFATAAIAFLFSRLGLINARSASRAVLLSTSIFLVGGIPGTFHHLYFSGTPISIMAIGACFSALEVVPLVMVGFEALETLRMQDRARWMERYRWPIRFFVGVCFWNLVGAGVFGFLINPPIALYYMQGLNTTPVHAHTALFGVYGLLSLGLVLVVLRRLAPAGEWRDGPLAFAFWSMNGGLALMVSLSLLPIGLLQTQASIETGLWYARSAEFLQQPLLQNLRWLRLVGDTIFLSGVASLAWFVLGLRTGWSFRSGRGASVRAGEPAAAGIVGAEGEVLARVGS; via the coding sequence ATGAAGACGGATCGACGACTCTGGACGGCCCTCGCCCTGGTGCTGGTGGGCACCTTCTCCATCCTCGGTTTCTTCGGGCGCGAGGTCTACCGCCAGGCGCCCCCCATCCCCGAGCGGATCGTGACCGAATCGGGGCACCTGCTCGCGACCCGCGACGACATCCTGACCGGGCAGCAGGTGTGGCAGAGCATCGGCGGCCAGCAGATCGGCTCCATCTGGGGACACGGCGCCTACCAGGCGCCCGACTGGTCCGCGGATTGGCTTCACCGCGAGGCGACGCGTCTGCTCGAGCGCTGGAGCGCGCAAGAGCACGGCCTTCCGCTCGCGGAGATCTCGGGGGAAGATCGCGCGGCCCTCGAGCGCCGCCTCCGCGGCGAAATGCGCCGCAACACCCACGATCCCGACACCGGAACCCTCGTGGTCAGCGAGGATCGGGCGGCCGCCATCGCCGACACCGGCCTCCACTACACTGCCCTCTTCGGCGGCGATCCGGCGCTCCACGGTTTGCGCGAAGACTACGCAATGCGCGAGACCAGCGTGGAAGGCGCCACAGCGCTCCGCCAGCTCAATGCCTTCTTCTTCTGGACCTCCTGGGCCTGCACGACCCAGCGACCCGGCAGCGAGACCACCTACACCAACAACTGGCCCCACGAGCCGCTGGTGGGCAACCGTCCCTCCAGCGCCAACCTCCTCTGGTCGCTGCTCTCCATCGCCGTTCTGCTGGCGGGCATCGGCGCACTGGTCGCCTTCCACGCGGTGCGCGGCAGGAAGGACGACGAAGAGCCCCGCGCCCCCCGGCGCGATCCCCTCGACGGAATCGAACTCACGCCCTCGATGCGCGCCGTCGCGAAGTACTGCGGCCTGGTGATCGCGCTCTTCGTCGTCCAGGTGCTGCTCGGCGCCCTCACCGCGCACTACACCGTCGAAGGTCAGGATTTCTTCGGCCTTCCCCTGGGCGAGATCCTCCCCTACTCCGTCACCCGTACCTGGCACCTCCAGACCGCGCTCTTCTGGATCGCCACGGCCTTCCTGGCCGCGGGCCTGTTCCTGGCGCCTGCCATCGGGGGCCGCGAGCCGCGCTTCCAACGCCTGGGGGTGAATGCTCTCTTCGGTGCCCTGGTGGTCGTGATAGGCGGGTCGCTGGCGGGCGAGTGGCTCGCCGTGCAGCAGTGGCTCGCCCTCGACCTCAGCTTCTGGTTCGGCCATCAGGGCTACGAGTACGTGGAGTTGGGCCGCGTCTGGCAGATCGGCCTCTTCGCGGGGCTCATCCTGTGGCTGGTCCTGATGCTGCGTGGGATGTGGCCAGCCCTCACCCGCCGGACGGAGCATCGCCAGATCACCCTGCTCTTCGCCGGCTCGGCCGCCGCGATCGGCCTCTTCTACGGTGCGGGCTTCTTCTACGGTGCCCGCACGCACCTGACGGTGATGGAATACTGGCGCTGGTGGGTGGTGCACCTCTGGGTCGAGGGGTTCATGGAGGTCTTCGCCACCGCCGCCATCGCGTTTCTCTTCTCCCGGCTGGGTCTCATCAATGCGCGCAGTGCTTCGCGCGCGGTGCTGCTCTCCACGAGCATCTTCCTGGTGGGTGGCATCCCCGGCACCTTCCACCACCTCTACTTCAGCGGCACTCCCATCTCCATCATGGCCATCGGCGCCTGCTTCAGCGCCCTCGAGGTCGTGCCCCTGGTAATGGTGGGCTTCGAAGCGCTGGAGACCCTGCGCATGCAGGACCGCGCCCGCTGGATGGAACGCTACCGCTGGCCTATCCGCTTCTTCGTGGGCGTCTGCTTCTGGAACCTCGTGGGGGCAGGCGTGTTCGGCTTCCTCATCAACCCGCCGATCGCCCTCTACTACATGCAGGGCCTCAACACCACGCCGGTTCACGCACACACCGCCCTCTTCGGCGTCTATGGCCTGCTTTCCCTGGGTCTGGTGCTGGTCGTGTTGCGCCGCCTCGCGCCCGCGGGCGAGTGGCGCGACGGTCCGCTGGCCTTCGCCTTCTGGAGCATGAACGGCGGGCTCGCCCTCATGGTGAGCCTCTCCCTGCTGCCCATTGGGTTGCTGCAGACCCAGGCCTCCATCGAGACGGGCCTCTGGTACGCGCGCAGCGCCGAATTCCTGCAGCAGCCGCTGCTCCAGAACCTGCGCTGGCTGCGGCTCGTGGGCGATACGATCTTCCTCAGCGGAGTGGCGAGCCTGGCCTGGTTCGTGCTGGGGCTGCGCACCGGGTGGTCGTTCCGGTCCGGTAGGGGCGCGTCCGTGCGTGCCGGCGAGCCTGCAGCCGCTGGGATCGTCGGGGCCGAGGGTGAGGTGCTCGCGCGCGTGGGCTCTTAG
- a CDS encoding DUF2249 domain-containing protein has product MAHQGRDNARSTSMQQRGQRESGVQRICHCRFDSDAPESVHAVVTHQLQALPEGGILEVELGFDASGLLAEFTEHGVHAQLEKIARRRWMLLLQPPGDRELMDLCDLEAPLPMEQVLEAAAALRPGEALIARTPCFPRPLLAQLDRRELDWEAAEAADTSGLVWVGRPG; this is encoded by the coding sequence ATGGCTCACCAGGGAAGAGACAACGCGCGCAGCACATCGATGCAACAACGGGGGCAGCGCGAATCGGGAGTCCAGAGGATCTGCCATTGCCGCTTCGACAGCGATGCGCCCGAATCTGTGCACGCGGTCGTCACGCACCAGCTGCAGGCGCTTCCGGAAGGCGGCATTCTCGAAGTGGAGTTGGGCTTCGATGCGTCGGGCCTTCTCGCTGAGTTCACCGAGCACGGCGTTCATGCCCAGCTCGAAAAGATTGCGCGTCGCCGCTGGATGCTGCTGCTCCAGCCTCCGGGCGATCGCGAGCTGATGGATCTCTGTGACCTCGAGGCCCCGCTGCCGATGGAGCAGGTCCTCGAGGCGGCGGCCGCGCTGCGGCCGGGTGAGGCGCTGATCGCCCGCACGCCCTGCTTCCCTCGTCCGCTGTTGGCCCAGCTCGATCGCCGGGAGCTGGACTGGGAGGCAGCCGAGGCGGCCGATACGAGCGGGCTCGTCTGGGTCGGAAGACCGGGCTGA
- a CDS encoding rhomboid family intramembrane serine protease → MYGQQSMRFGPPETPKIVKQLMIANLVVYIAQMIAPSISDLGSVRPSAVWQEGYLWQPFTYMWLHGGFAHIAMNCFALWMFGSELAMVWGKKRFLRYYLLCGIGAGLIIASWPFVMLIFRDPDAAGLDTYTLGASGAVYGVLLAYSLTWPDRRIMLIFPPVSFRAIWLIPALLGMTMMMSGSEGGISHVGHLGGVLVAWLYLRRHGVTSGHAPSDARSSNALKRRWRRWRMRKRLRAVRPEDAQRRPEDQDERDLAP, encoded by the coding sequence GTGTACGGACAGCAGTCCATGCGCTTTGGGCCGCCGGAGACCCCGAAGATCGTCAAGCAGCTGATGATCGCGAACCTGGTGGTGTACATCGCACAAATGATCGCACCGAGCATCTCGGATCTGGGCTCCGTGCGACCCAGCGCCGTGTGGCAGGAGGGCTACCTCTGGCAGCCCTTCACATACATGTGGTTACACGGTGGCTTCGCGCACATCGCGATGAACTGCTTTGCGCTGTGGATGTTCGGTTCAGAGCTCGCCATGGTCTGGGGGAAGAAACGCTTCCTCCGCTACTACCTGTTGTGCGGTATCGGCGCTGGCCTCATCATCGCGAGCTGGCCGTTCGTGATGCTGATCTTTCGTGACCCGGACGCGGCCGGGCTGGACACCTACACGCTAGGCGCATCGGGCGCGGTCTATGGCGTACTCTTGGCCTACTCGCTGACGTGGCCGGATCGCCGCATCATGCTGATCTTCCCACCGGTGAGCTTCCGCGCCATCTGGCTGATTCCGGCGCTCCTGGGCATGACGATGATGATGAGCGGATCCGAGGGCGGCATCAGTCATGTCGGCCATCTGGGCGGTGTGTTGGTGGCCTGGCTCTACCTGCGGCGCCATGGCGTGACCAGCGGGCACGCCCCCTCCGACGCCCGCTCCTCGAACGCCCTCAAGCGCCGCTGGCGGCGCTGGCGAATGCGGAAGAGGCTGCGCGCCGTCCGCCCCGAGGATGCCCAGCGGCGGCCCGAGGACCAGGACGAAAGGGACCTGGCTCCCTGA
- a CDS encoding helix-turn-helix transcriptional regulator, translating into MASATPSVVIAQKDGTVVSQNTPARRLMGPGEGKLCWDVVGGLEGAEGLPCQTNCVGRLLSEGLERTQRVDLKLAGREHRLTCVPVDDTAVCVLNCGVEHDPDQWQTLTAREQEVLSLLAAGDETPAAAKKLGVSEYTVRTHVEKMRSKLGVGTRAALVALGFRFGYLS; encoded by the coding sequence ATGGCCTCTGCAACCCCCTCTGTCGTCATCGCCCAGAAGGACGGCACTGTCGTCTCGCAGAATACTCCGGCGCGTCGATTGATGGGCCCCGGGGAGGGCAAGCTGTGCTGGGACGTGGTGGGCGGGCTGGAGGGGGCCGAGGGGCTTCCCTGCCAGACGAACTGTGTGGGGCGTCTGCTGTCGGAGGGGCTGGAGCGTACGCAGCGGGTAGACCTCAAGCTCGCTGGGAGAGAGCATCGTCTCACCTGCGTGCCGGTCGACGACACCGCTGTCTGCGTGCTCAACTGCGGTGTGGAGCACGATCCTGATCAGTGGCAAACCCTGACGGCCCGCGAGCAGGAGGTGCTTTCACTTCTCGCCGCGGGTGACGAGACGCCGGCAGCGGCGAAGAAGCTGGGCGTCAGCGAGTACACGGTGCGCACCCACGTCGAGAAGATGCGGTCCAAGCTCGGCGTCGGGACCCGCGCTGCTCTCGTTGCCCTGGGCTTTCGCTTCGGATACCTGAGCTGA
- a CDS encoding NAD(P)/FAD-dependent oxidoreductase produces MSAVTPSGQSDHEALREKYQIERDKRFRADGADQYLEPSGRFAGLADDPWVGDVDREPVTDEVTVALIGGGFSGLCTGAQLHKLGITDVRIIDGAGDVGGVWYWNRYPGAMCDTAAMVYLPLLEETGYMPSKKYVYGKEIFEHAQRIAKTFDLTDKALFSTEVTSLEWDEASSRWQIETNRGDRFRARFVAMGTGPMTRPKLPGIPGIESFEGYTFHTARWDYDYTGGDWGGAPMEKLADKRVGIIGTGATAVQCIPGLARDAGELFVFQRTPSSIDVRNNHPIDPGEFAKLKPGWQSEWLMNFATLQMGGFTDEDLVKDGWTDIAKRIRDRAIAEIGKGEVTVGPELFAKAYNDSDDEKMNEIRARVDEIVKDPATAEALKPWYRQLCKRPCFHDEYLQSYNVPTSHLIDTDGKGVERIDETGVWANGKHYELDCIVFASGFEVHLSHTADYETVGRNGLKLSEHWAEGMRSMHGVHVHGFPSLFVEGLSQGARLVSNITHNLNDAGKSIAAIIAKALETDATEVEVTEEGERAWVELVDSGPEALLSSPDCTPGYYNNEGQLPTPADRRNAGGHPGGPVAYFNYIQEWRDSGKFEGLEFRHE; encoded by the coding sequence ATGTCAGCCGTCACTCCCTCCGGCCAGTCCGACCATGAAGCCCTCCGCGAGAAATACCAGATCGAAAGAGACAAACGCTTCCGCGCCGACGGCGCAGATCAGTACCTCGAGCCGAGCGGCCGCTTCGCCGGCCTGGCCGACGACCCCTGGGTCGGTGATGTCGATCGCGAGCCCGTGACCGACGAGGTCACCGTGGCGCTGATCGGCGGTGGCTTTTCCGGCCTCTGCACTGGAGCCCAGTTGCACAAGCTTGGCATAACCGATGTCCGCATCATCGACGGCGCCGGTGACGTCGGCGGAGTCTGGTACTGGAACCGCTATCCAGGTGCGATGTGCGATACCGCTGCGATGGTCTACCTGCCTCTACTCGAAGAGACCGGGTATATGCCCAGCAAGAAGTACGTCTACGGCAAGGAGATCTTCGAACACGCACAACGCATCGCCAAGACCTTCGATCTCACCGACAAGGCGCTCTTCTCGACCGAGGTGACCAGCCTCGAATGGGACGAGGCATCGTCGCGCTGGCAGATCGAGACCAATCGCGGTGACCGCTTCCGGGCGCGATTCGTCGCGATGGGCACAGGGCCGATGACTCGCCCGAAGTTGCCGGGCATCCCCGGGATCGAGTCCTTCGAGGGCTACACCTTCCACACTGCGCGCTGGGACTACGACTACACCGGCGGCGACTGGGGCGGTGCCCCGATGGAGAAACTGGCCGACAAGCGGGTGGGCATCATCGGCACCGGCGCCACCGCGGTCCAATGCATCCCGGGACTCGCGCGCGACGCGGGTGAGCTCTTCGTATTCCAGCGCACGCCTTCGTCCATCGATGTGCGCAACAACCATCCGATCGATCCCGGCGAGTTCGCCAAACTCAAGCCTGGATGGCAAAGCGAGTGGCTGATGAACTTCGCCACCCTGCAGATGGGCGGATTCACCGACGAGGATCTCGTGAAGGACGGTTGGACCGACATCGCCAAACGCATCCGCGACCGAGCGATCGCAGAGATCGGCAAGGGCGAGGTCACCGTCGGTCCCGAGCTCTTCGCCAAGGCCTACAACGACAGCGACGACGAAAAGATGAATGAGATCCGAGCGCGAGTCGACGAGATCGTGAAGGATCCCGCGACCGCCGAGGCGCTCAAGCCCTGGTACCGCCAGCTGTGCAAGCGGCCCTGCTTCCACGACGAGTACCTCCAGTCCTACAACGTGCCGACCAGCCACCTGATCGACACCGATGGCAAGGGGGTCGAGCGCATCGACGAAACCGGCGTCTGGGCGAACGGAAAGCACTACGAACTCGACTGCATCGTCTTCGCATCGGGCTTCGAAGTTCATCTCTCCCACACCGCCGACTACGAAACGGTTGGCCGCAATGGCCTCAAGCTGTCCGAACACTGGGCGGAGGGCATGCGAAGCATGCACGGAGTGCATGTCCACGGCTTCCCCTCTCTCTTCGTCGAGGGCCTGAGCCAGGGCGCCCGACTTGTCTCCAACATCACGCACAACCTCAACGATGCCGGCAAGAGCATCGCAGCCATCATTGCGAAGGCCCTCGAGACCGACGCCACCGAGGTGGAGGTGACCGAGGAGGGCGAGCGGGCGTGGGTGGAGCTGGTCGACAGCGGCCCGGAAGCGCTTCTCAGTAGCCCTGACTGTACCCCGGGCTACTACAACAACGAGGGACAGCTTCCGACTCCGGCAGACCGCCGCAACGCCGGCGGCCACCCCGGCGGCCCCGTAGCCTACTTCAACTACATCCAAGAATGGCGAGACTCGGGCAAGTTCGAGGGCCTCGAGTTCCGACACGAATAG
- the ccsA gene encoding cytochrome c biogenesis protein CcsA yields MVGFHHLAAALYLVAGIGAVVGMVLPEPRLRRGGIWVLGLGAGAQILAFASLHRSGESVAITSLSLVISVTTWMSVVFFLMLRLRVHLPGLAVGLGPVAFLAVFVSSLGMQPEAGVSTAPVGTLPHVHVLLASAGQALLGIAGFAGLLYLAEHRRLKAKRPLDEFGLPSLEALDRVNRVAIAVGFLLLSLGIVTGMFWLRESLGQVLRGSPHEAWMLICWAIYAGLVTARLAGRQSARQAAACALAGFVFLFFGVIGVGML; encoded by the coding sequence GTGGTCGGATTTCATCACCTAGCAGCGGCGCTCTACCTCGTAGCAGGGATAGGAGCCGTGGTCGGCATGGTGTTGCCGGAGCCTCGCCTGAGGCGTGGCGGCATCTGGGTGCTCGGGTTGGGCGCAGGCGCGCAGATCCTGGCGTTTGCCTCCCTCCACCGGTCTGGCGAATCCGTCGCCATCACGTCGCTTTCTCTCGTGATCTCGGTGACGACCTGGATGTCCGTCGTCTTCTTTCTGATGCTGCGCCTGCGGGTTCACCTGCCGGGACTCGCGGTGGGGCTCGGCCCGGTGGCCTTCTTGGCGGTCTTCGTCTCGTCTCTCGGCATGCAGCCGGAGGCAGGCGTTTCGACTGCGCCGGTCGGTACGCTGCCCCATGTGCACGTACTGCTCGCGAGCGCCGGCCAGGCGCTGCTGGGCATCGCGGGTTTCGCGGGCTTGCTCTATCTCGCGGAGCATCGGCGCCTGAAGGCCAAACGTCCGCTCGACGAGTTCGGTCTGCCCTCCTTGGAGGCTCTGGATCGGGTCAACCGCGTTGCGATCGCCGTTGGCTTCTTGTTGCTGAGCTTGGGGATCGTGACGGGGATGTTCTGGTTGCGAGAATCTCTCGGGCAAGTCTTGCGTGGTAGCCCCCACGAAGCCTGGATGCTGATCTGCTGGGCGATCTACGCCGGGTTGGTGACGGCTCGCCTCGCTGGGCGCCAGAGTGCCCGTCAGGCCGCTGCCTGTGCCTTGGCGGGCTTCGTGTTCCTGTTCTTCGGTGTCATCGGTGTGGGGATGCTGTGA
- a CDS encoding 4Fe-4S dicluster domain-containing protein: MPTMITDACINCGACLLSCPNNGIQAGEDRVVINAALCTECVGFFSSEQCAAVCPIDNACIRDPGNVITEEVLFERAKKIHAKSPTPPTLSPRTSRFRAANAPKWWERLIPSRKALPRSVAEPEFKDA; this comes from the coding sequence TTGCCGACCATGATCACCGACGCATGCATCAACTGCGGCGCGTGTCTCCTCAGCTGCCCCAACAATGGCATTCAGGCGGGCGAGGACAGGGTCGTGATCAACGCCGCTCTCTGCACGGAGTGCGTGGGCTTCTTTTCCTCGGAGCAGTGTGCCGCGGTATGCCCGATCGACAATGCCTGCATCCGGGATCCCGGCAACGTGATAACCGAAGAGGTGTTGTTCGAGCGCGCCAAGAAAATCCACGCCAAGTCCCCCACACCGCCCACTCTCTCGCCCAGGACGTCCCGCTTCCGGGCGGCCAATGCTCCGAAATGGTGGGAGCGATTGATTCCCTCGCGCAAGGCTCTCCCCCGAAGCGTGGCCGAGCCCGAGTTCAAGGATGCGTAG
- a CDS encoding DUF3862 domain-containing protein yields MKFTKELKLVILGATTVLMVPSVCAVTLVSVGMSVNDVQTQDLSKTEDPPPIATLAEFERIREGMSHQEVIAIVGDPGVAAAPEGGDGQTSVTVWQNSDASHMNATFENGQLVKKAQLYLK; encoded by the coding sequence ATGAAATTCACCAAGGAATTGAAGCTCGTCATCTTGGGGGCAACAACGGTCCTGATGGTGCCCAGTGTCTGCGCGGTCACCTTGGTTAGTGTCGGGATGTCGGTAAATGACGTCCAGACACAGGATCTCTCCAAGACGGAGGATCCTCCGCCAATCGCCACGCTCGCGGAGTTCGAACGGATCCGGGAAGGCATGAGCCATCAGGAGGTCATCGCGATCGTGGGCGACCCAGGAGTTGCAGCCGCCCCGGAAGGTGGCGATGGGCAGACAAGCGTCACCGTATGGCAGAACAGCGACGCCTCGCACATGAATGCGACCTTCGAAAACGGTCAACTCGTGAAGAAGGCGCAGCTGTATCTGAAATAG
- the norR gene encoding nitric oxide reductase transcriptional regulator NorR — protein MKDSTSPLDLLLSIALDLNASLTAEDRYQRLVASVRRVLPCDAAVLLRLEGDELVPLEAQGLVPDAMGRRFPRRDHPRLDIICNERFPTLFPPDSSLPDPFDGLLESDPHALNEIHACLGCPLWAEGELMGALSIDALAANAFDRFDPSFLAALGALAGAAMRTSNLIETLEHTASRHGLVAHDLLREARQRRGGLLIGNSPVMAHLREEIALVARSDLAVLITGETGVGKELVARSLHAGSARGEEPLIYVNCAALPESLAESELFGHLRGAFTGAEGARAGKFEVADGGTLFLDEIGELPLGLQPKLLRALQEGEIQRVGSDRPLRVDVRIVAATNRNLDVEVEAGRFRSDLYHRLNVYRIAVPPLRQRREDIPALAGAFCDEDRRRLGVGPVRLAPEAVDRLASFAWPGNVRELQNALSRAVLHASAHVQRGKAVIVRAEDIEPGAALAPEATEEAARPAGLPLPRGQSLSEAVEEYRRTMIRAAVSEHDGNWAAAARALGMQRSNLHHLARRLGLR, from the coding sequence ATGAAAGACTCAACGTCCCCGCTCGACCTGCTCCTCTCCATCGCCCTCGATCTGAACGCGTCCCTCACCGCGGAGGACCGCTACCAGCGCCTGGTGGCGTCCGTCCGCCGAGTCCTCCCCTGCGACGCTGCCGTGCTGCTGCGGCTGGAGGGGGATGAGCTGGTTCCACTCGAGGCGCAGGGCCTCGTGCCCGACGCCATGGGCCGGCGCTTCCCGCGCCGCGATCACCCGCGCTTGGACATCATCTGCAACGAACGCTTCCCCACGCTCTTTCCGCCCGACAGCTCCCTACCCGATCCCTTCGACGGATTACTGGAGAGCGACCCGCACGCGCTCAACGAGATCCACGCCTGTCTCGGCTGCCCGCTCTGGGCAGAGGGCGAGCTGATGGGCGCGCTTAGCATCGACGCCCTCGCGGCCAACGCCTTCGACCGCTTCGACCCGAGCTTCCTGGCCGCGCTGGGCGCCCTGGCGGGTGCGGCCATGCGCACCAGCAACCTCATCGAGACCCTCGAGCACACCGCATCTCGACACGGTCTCGTGGCGCACGACCTGCTCCGCGAAGCGCGGCAGCGCCGGGGCGGGCTGCTGATCGGAAACAGTCCGGTGATGGCGCACTTGCGCGAGGAGATCGCGCTGGTGGCGCGCTCGGATCTGGCGGTGCTCATCACCGGTGAGACGGGCGTCGGCAAGGAGCTGGTGGCGCGCTCCCTCCATGCCGGCTCGGCCCGCGGCGAGGAGCCGCTCATCTACGTGAACTGCGCCGCTCTTCCAGAGTCGCTGGCCGAGAGCGAGCTCTTCGGCCACCTGCGAGGTGCCTTCACCGGTGCAGAGGGGGCGCGCGCGGGGAAGTTCGAGGTGGCTGACGGCGGCACGCTCTTCCTGGATGAGATCGGCGAACTCCCCCTGGGCCTGCAGCCCAAGCTGCTGCGCGCACTCCAGGAAGGCGAAATCCAGCGCGTGGGAAGCGATCGCCCGCTCCGCGTAGACGTGCGAATCGTCGCCGCCACCAATCGCAACCTGGATGTCGAGGTGGAGGCCGGGCGCTTCCGCTCGGACCTCTACCATCGCCTGAACGTCTATCGCATCGCGGTGCCGCCCCTGCGGCAGCGCCGCGAGGACATTCCAGCCCTGGCCGGGGCCTTCTGCGACGAGGACCGACGCAGGTTGGGCGTGGGCCCCGTGCGGCTGGCGCCCGAAGCGGTGGATCGGCTCGCTTCGTTCGCCTGGCCGGGCAACGTGCGCGAACTCCAGAACGCGCTCTCCCGGGCGGTTCTGCACGCCTCGGCCCACGTCCAGCGCGGCAAGGCGGTCATCGTCCGCGCCGAAGATATCGAGCCCGGGGCAGCCCTGGCGCCGGAGGCGACGGAAGAGGCGGCGCGACCCGCCGGTCTCCCGCTGCCGAGAGGGCAATCGCTGAGCGAGGCAGTGGAGGAGTACCGGCGCACGATGATCCGAGCGGCGGTGAGTGAGCACGACGGCAACTGGGCCGCGGCGGCTCGGGCGCTGGGCATGCAGCGAAGCAATCTGCACCACCTGGCCCGGCGCCTCGGTCTGCGCTGA
- a CDS encoding hemerythrin domain-containing protein, with protein sequence MSDTSLSLQQFFTLDHRRCDEKWAEVEAAVQAGDVELEKERWRTFQSQMLRHLRMEEEVMFPAFEQASGMTQAGPTFMMRSEHDQMRGLIEQMGIAADGDDYDELVDLGDTLLMLIQQHNQKEEQMLYPMAERALTADWAEILAKLIEY encoded by the coding sequence ATGTCCGACACCAGTCTGAGCCTGCAGCAGTTCTTCACGCTCGACCACCGTCGCTGCGACGAGAAGTGGGCCGAGGTCGAGGCCGCAGTGCAGGCCGGCGATGTGGAGCTTGAGAAGGAGAGGTGGCGCACATTCCAGAGCCAGATGCTGCGGCATCTCCGGATGGAGGAGGAGGTGATGTTCCCGGCCTTCGAGCAGGCAAGCGGCATGACTCAGGCCGGCCCCACCTTCATGATGAGATCCGAGCATGACCAGATGCGCGGGCTCATCGAGCAAATGGGCATTGCAGCGGACGGGGACGACTACGACGAACTCGTCGATCTCGGGGATACCCTGTTGATGCTGATCCAACAGCACAATCAGAAGGAAGAGCAGATGCTCTACCCCATGGCGGAGCGGGCCCTCACTGCCGATTGGGCGGAGATCCTCGCGAAGCTGATCGAGTACTGA